Proteins co-encoded in one Microcebus murinus isolate Inina chromosome 5, M.murinus_Inina_mat1.0, whole genome shotgun sequence genomic window:
- the DYNLT2 gene encoding dynein light chain Tctex-type protein 2, producing the protein MDKRGRGVRPGTSQASQQLPSTPRKERKPSMFEKESYAQILRERLRESFHDVQYVEPPFDDSIADIGKEWKSALAKLRFANSYRMEPLKKFQAQSVETKIQQILVDSLKDVKYDEKAFSHLSLELADRILLVVKEFGYTRYKFIVKVLFIQKTGQAINIASRGIWDVAWDSWVAAKHETESYVALCLVFALYCE; encoded by the exons ATGGATAAGCGAGGCCGAGGCGTAAGGCCGGGCACGAGCCAGGCGTCTCAGCAGCTGCCTTCGACGCCCAGGAAAGAGAGGAAGCCTAGCATGTTCGAGAAGGAGTCC TATGCACAGATTTTAAGAGAACGACTAAGAGAATCATTTCATGATGTTCAGTATGTGGAGCCTCCATTTGATGACTCAATTGCTGATATAGGTAAAGAATGGAAGAGTGCCCTGGCAAAATTAAGGTTTGCTAATTCATATAGAATGGAGCCATTGAAGAAATTCCAAGCTCAGTCAGTAGAAACTAAAATCCAGCAGATATTAGTG gacagtcTTAAAGATGTCAAATATGATGAGAAAGCCTTCTCTCATTTGTCGCTTGAATTGGCAGACCGCATATTGTTAGTGGTCAAAGAATTTGGGTACACCCGTTATAAGTTCATTGTAAAAGTATTATTCATTCAAAAGACCGGTCAAGCAATAAAT ATTGCCAGCAGAGGGATCTGGGACGTCGCGTGGGACAGCTGGGTCGCAGCTAAACACGAAACCGAGTCCTACGTGGCCTTGTGCCTGGTGTTTGCTCTGTACTGTGAATAG